One Dioscorea cayenensis subsp. rotundata cultivar TDr96_F1 chromosome 15, TDr96_F1_v2_PseudoChromosome.rev07_lg8_w22 25.fasta, whole genome shotgun sequence genomic region harbors:
- the LOC120276818 gene encoding glycine-rich RNA-binding protein RZ1C-like isoform X1 has translation MAGKEEMRIFVGGLSWATTERHLEDAFSRFGKVLEAQIMLERNSGRPRGFGFVTFADQRGMDRAINEMHGQELGGRIISVNKAQPKVGSDDSGYGYGSGGGGGGGGGSGGGGYSSGGRSYRGDGPPPPPPPPPGRSDCFKCGRTGHWARECPSAGGGSGGKFPSRPRYGGGGGGGGGGARGDHFGGDRYGDRYGDRYIDDRYDGGRYGDRDRVDSRDSKYGGGRDRYGNDRYPSGGGGDRYSGDRYGGPDRYPSNGYGKERAYDRDVGPRGGAGGDRYGSGGPVRYEGSYRDRPGPYDRPSRGGRPSSYDRYP, from the exons ATGGCTGGGAAGGAGGAGATGCGAATCTTTGTCGGGGGGCTGTCTTGGGCCACCACGGAGCGTCACCTCGAGGACGCCTTCAGCCGCTTCGGCAAGGTTCTTGAGGCTCAG ATTATGCTGGAGAGGAACAGTGGACGCCCCCGTGGATTTGGGTTTGTAACCTTTGCAGATCAACGTGGAATGGACCGTGCCATCAACGAAATGCATGGCCAGGAACTGGGTGGTCGTATCATTTCAGTGAACAAGGCCCAGCCAAAGGTAGGTTCTGATGATAGTGGCTATGGATATGgcagtggtggtggtggtggcggcgGAGGTGGCAGTGGTGGAGGTGGTTACTCATCAGGAGGCAGAAGTTACCGTGGAGATgggccaccaccaccaccaccgccaccaCCTGGACGTTCTGACTGCTTCAAGTGTGGGCGCACAGGTCACTGGGCTCGTGAATGCCCATCTGCAGGTGGAGGCAGTGGCGGTAAATTCCCTTCTCGCCCTAGgtatggtggtggtggtggtggtggtggaggtggtgcaCGCGGGGATCACTTTGGAGGAGATCGTTATGGTGATCGGTATGGAGATCGGTATATAGATGATCGCTATGATGGGGGCCGTTATGGAGACCGAGATCGTGTGGACAGCAGGGACAGTAAGTATGGTGGCGGGCGTGATCGCTATGGCAATGATCGATATCCttctggtggtggtggtgaccgTTATTCAGGTGATAGGTATGGAGGGCCTGATCGCTACCCTTCAAATGGATATGGCAAGGAGAGAGCCTATGATAGAGATGTTGGACCAAGGGGTGGTGCTGGTGGAGACAGGTATGGCAGTGGCGGACCAGTACGCTATGAGGGTAGTTACAGGGACAGACCTGGCCCATATGACCGTCCCAGCAGAGGTGGCCGCCCATCTTCCTATGATCGTTATCCGTGA
- the LOC120276818 gene encoding glycine-rich RNA-binding protein RZ1C-like isoform X2: MEVASILSWIMLERNSGRPRGFGFVTFADQRGMDRAINEMHGQELGGRIISVNKAQPKVGSDDSGYGYGSGGGGGGGGGSGGGGYSSGGRSYRGDGPPPPPPPPPGRSDCFKCGRTGHWARECPSAGGGSGGKFPSRPRYGGGGGGGGGGARGDHFGGDRYGDRYGDRYIDDRYDGGRYGDRDRVDSRDSKYGGGRDRYGNDRYPSGGGGDRYSGDRYGGPDRYPSNGYGKERAYDRDVGPRGGAGGDRYGSGGPVRYEGSYRDRPGPYDRPSRGGRPSSYDRYP, translated from the exons ATGGAAGTTGCTTCAATCTTATCTTGG ATTATGCTGGAGAGGAACAGTGGACGCCCCCGTGGATTTGGGTTTGTAACCTTTGCAGATCAACGTGGAATGGACCGTGCCATCAACGAAATGCATGGCCAGGAACTGGGTGGTCGTATCATTTCAGTGAACAAGGCCCAGCCAAAGGTAGGTTCTGATGATAGTGGCTATGGATATGgcagtggtggtggtggtggcggcgGAGGTGGCAGTGGTGGAGGTGGTTACTCATCAGGAGGCAGAAGTTACCGTGGAGATgggccaccaccaccaccaccgccaccaCCTGGACGTTCTGACTGCTTCAAGTGTGGGCGCACAGGTCACTGGGCTCGTGAATGCCCATCTGCAGGTGGAGGCAGTGGCGGTAAATTCCCTTCTCGCCCTAGgtatggtggtggtggtggtggtggtggaggtggtgcaCGCGGGGATCACTTTGGAGGAGATCGTTATGGTGATCGGTATGGAGATCGGTATATAGATGATCGCTATGATGGGGGCCGTTATGGAGACCGAGATCGTGTGGACAGCAGGGACAGTAAGTATGGTGGCGGGCGTGATCGCTATGGCAATGATCGATATCCttctggtggtggtggtgaccgTTATTCAGGTGATAGGTATGGAGGGCCTGATCGCTACCCTTCAAATGGATATGGCAAGGAGAGAGCCTATGATAGAGATGTTGGACCAAGGGGTGGTGCTGGTGGAGACAGGTATGGCAGTGGCGGACCAGTACGCTATGAGGGTAGTTACAGGGACAGACCTGGCCCATATGACCGTCCCAGCAGAGGTGGCCGCCCATCTTCCTATGATCGTTATCCGTGA